Sequence from the Streptomyces peucetius genome:
GGACGGCTGATGCGCGTGAGGCTTATGACAGGGCATTGGGGATCGATCCGAAATTTACGTCTGCCCTCTTCAATGAAGCGGTGCTGCTCGAGTCGAGTGATCCCGATCGGGCTGTCACGCTCCTGAAACGCGCTGTTGCCGCCGACCCGAAGGCCTCCACGGCCTACCTGCGCCTCGGGCAGGCCCTGGCGAAGAAAGGTCGCGACGACGATGCCGAGGACGCATTCCGTCGTGCCGTTGCGACCGATCCCGAGCTGCACTCTCTCGTACCGGAATCGTTCCAGGATTCCGTAAGCCCATCACCGTCAACGAGCCAAGCAGGTACCACCAGATGACGTCGACTGCGACACCGAGGTTCTCCGTCTTCACTCCCACCCACAGGCCGC
This genomic interval carries:
- a CDS encoding tetratricopeptide repeat protein → MAMVAVGVTAWVVLSRPAANPESEGKSAAQTVAKAQALVQAGLMQSQYEDFSGAARTFKRVLELDPENKLAWFNLGVIAQRDGRTADAREAYDRALGIDPKFTSALFNEAVLLESSDPDRAVTLLKRAVAADPKASTAYLRLGQALAKKGRDDDAEDAFRRAVATDPELHSLVPESFQDSVSPSPSTSQAGTTR